One window from the genome of Solea solea chromosome 13, fSolSol10.1, whole genome shotgun sequence encodes:
- the msmp2 gene encoding prostate-associated microseminoprotein — MANAAGKVHMALLLFLSASVPCCSVYNSGECFFNTKGSCVYMGQMYGIGESWTTSDCFQCVCMEPFGVGCCDHGSKPVDYPDWCEIIRKPDSCTSVAVMRANHKLPCLWGRGRLRAAAGQPWKSDNNPLF, encoded by the exons ATGGCAAACGCAGCAGGAAAAGTACACATGGCTTTACTCTTGTTCCTGAGTGCCAGTGTCCCATGTTGTTCTGTGTACAACAGCGGGGAGTGCTTCTTCAACACCAaag GGAGCTGTGTGTACATGGGGCAGATGTATGGGATTGGAGAGAGCTGGACAACCAGTGACTGTTTTCAGTGTGTCTGCATGGAGCCTTTTGGAGTGGGATGTTGTGATCA TGGATCTAAACCTGTGGACTATCCAGACTGGTGTGAGATCATCCGTAAACCTGACTCCTGCACTAGTGTTGCAGTGATGAGAGCCAATCACAAACTTCCATGTCTGTGGGGACGAGGACGTCTCAGAGCAGCTGCAGGCCAACCATGGAAATCTGACAACAACCCTTTATTTTGA
- the zgc:174935 gene encoding uncharacterized protein zgc:174935, with protein MKVDMLLPVSTIVSVALFAYMKSGLKDREKEERRLRFQDIKLRVTFDVLQEYQKDSSVIQEQLNRAKEQYNPQEEELKNLQMKQRQTKDNLEICQSSKKEALDALAIAETEFTDVKALLDKEVADWNTEEEPLKQQLQARSPVCDHVKEESKEAASKWCNMKQNEEAPKPEEPKQEAPKPEEPKQEAPKPEEPKAEEPKEPKAEAPKPEEPKQEAPKPEEPKAEAPNPEEPKQEAPKPEEPKAEAPKPEEPKEEAPKKR; from the exons ATGAAAGTGGATATGTTGTTACCCGTGTCAACAATCGTCAGTGTTGCGTTATTCGCCTACATGAAATCAGGTCTAAAGGACCGGGAAAAAGAGGAGAGACGCCTCAGGTTCCAGGACATTAAGCTGCGAGTGACGTTCGACGTGCTCCAAGAGTACCAGAAGGACAGCTCCGTCATCCAGGAGCAGCTGAATCGAGCCAAGGAACAGTACAATCCCCAGGAGGAAGAGCTGAAAAATCTCCAGATGAAGCAGCGGCAGACGAAGGACAATCTGGAGATCTGTCAGTCGAGCAAG AAAGAGGCACTGGATGCCCTAGCGATTGCAGAGACAGAATTCACTGACGTAAAAG CGTTGCTTGATAAGGAGGTGGCTGATTGGAACACGGAGGAAGAGCCACTGAAACAGCAGCTACAGGCACGGAGTCCAGTGTGTGACCACGTGAAGGAAGAATCAAAAGAAGCAGCAAG CAAGTGGTGTAACATGAAGCAAAATGAGGAGGCCCCCAAGCCAGAGGAGCCTAAACAGGAGGCCCCCAAGCCAGAGGAGCCTAAACAGGAGGCCCCCAAGCCAGAGGAGCCCAAGGCAGAGGAGCCCAAGGAGCCCAAGGCAGAGGCCCCCAAGCCAGAGGAGCCTAAACAGGAGGCCCCCAAGCCAGAGGAGCCAAAGGCAGAGGCCCCCAACCCAGAGGAGCCTAAACAGGAGGCCCCCAAGCCAGAGGAGCCAAAGGCAGAGGCCCCCAAGCCAGAGGAGCCAAAGGAGGAGGCCCCTAAGAAAAGATGA